A stretch of Oligoflexia bacterium DNA encodes these proteins:
- a CDS encoding type II secretion system protein, which produces MFFNKHKKNNRSGFTLVELFVTILIVGALAAVAIPVLQRYLKKSKKGEASLKLKQFYDSQMVFYNEQPFMFNQDTPCLPNPRFSPVTSFHCLTKECDAGEDMADYTVPPAGRKGYIYAYSLDGSQLFTNSNCDMHASYANYGALGLMNLGATAIPTNTGVSLSGNDTIISFNGDTAGFFNLVSFEDSSFRASVAANAGESMLLIAYADTDGDYTAPSQNSFVADLLRAGSRTHPFNIDQIWSMSRGIYIEAASRQVKGTAGIYEVNEGE; this is translated from the coding sequence ATGTTCTTTAATAAACATAAAAAAAATAATAGGTCAGGTTTTACACTTGTAGAACTCTTTGTCACTATTCTTATTGTAGGAGCGCTTGCTGCCGTTGCAATTCCAGTACTGCAAAGATATTTAAAAAAATCTAAGAAAGGCGAGGCCAGTCTTAAACTTAAACAGTTTTATGATTCTCAAATGGTTTTTTACAATGAGCAGCCCTTTATGTTCAACCAAGATACACCCTGTTTGCCAAACCCTAGGTTTAGTCCAGTGACATCATTTCATTGTTTAACCAAAGAATGTGATGCGGGGGAGGATATGGCAGATTACACAGTTCCACCGGCAGGTCGTAAAGGGTATATTTATGCTTATTCTTTAGATGGTAGCCAATTGTTTACCAATAGCAATTGTGACATGCATGCAAGTTACGCTAACTACGGTGCCTTAGGGCTAATGAATTTGGGGGCTACAGCCATACCAACAAATACAGGCGTGAGTTTGTCAGGTAATGACACCATTATAAGTTTTAATGGTGATACTGCAGGTTTTTTTAATTTGGTATCGTTTGAAGACTCTTCTTTTCGAGCGTCAGTGGCGGCTAATGCTGGAGAGTCAATGTTGTTGATTGCATATGCTGACACTGATGGAGATTATACTGCCCCAAGTCAAAATAGTTTTGTTGCAGATTTATTGAGAGCTGGTAGCAGAACTCATCCATTTAATATTGATCAGATATGGTCTATGTCACGAGGTATTTATATTGAGGCAGCTTCACGTCAAGTGAAAGGTACTGCAGGTATTTATGAAGTGAATGAAGGTGAATAA
- a CDS encoding glutathione S-transferase N-terminal domain-containing protein, with amino-acid sequence MKAIRFILGKLILFFNAIIPTKKLVKRSLEQQKTVDSQLKNYSIYQFEACPFCVKVRRHVKSLGLNMTYKDAKNDPTAREELLKNGGKIQVPCLRIKDGSKETWMYESNDIIQYLNKNFLTA; translated from the coding sequence ATGAAAGCCATTCGTTTTATCTTAGGAAAACTAATCTTATTTTTTAATGCTATTATCCCTACAAAAAAATTGGTAAAACGCAGTTTAGAGCAACAAAAAACAGTGGACTCACAGCTAAAAAACTACAGTATTTACCAATTTGAAGCCTGTCCATTTTGTGTCAAAGTACGCAGACATGTTAAATCATTGGGTCTCAATATGACCTATAAAGACGCAAAAAACGACCCGACTGCACGTGAAGAGTTATTAAAAAATGGTGGCAAGATTCAAGTACCTTGTTTAAGAATAAAAGATGGTTCAAAAGAAACTTGGATGTATGAATCCAATGATATTATTCAATATTTAAACAAAAACTTTTTGACTGCTTGA
- a CDS encoding RES family NAD+ phosphorylase: MIDFSAISVWEGESYRNITTCFPSQDLLDDLSLDESDKVVLQYWENKTSNIDHSIAQLNRVFQYGDTTSTLAIFDQLQWNVGRFNTADFGVWYGALEAETSEIEALHWFYQHEKERLVYAKTDIHRDRKMFKAKIKAEQAFDLRARKEIDQKQLISENYSYTQSLAQAARASGVELFLAPSARNLGGNCTPIFKREVIVEDQIIYYLRFTLTKQGEVYKTKQGIPQRVLLPA; this comes from the coding sequence ATGATAGACTTTTCTGCTATTTCAGTATGGGAAGGTGAAAGTTATCGGAACATAACCACCTGTTTTCCAAGTCAAGATTTATTGGATGATCTCAGCTTAGATGAGTCTGATAAAGTCGTATTGCAATATTGGGAAAATAAAACCAGCAATATTGATCATAGCATTGCGCAGCTTAATCGAGTATTTCAGTACGGAGATACAACAAGCACCTTAGCTATTTTTGATCAACTTCAATGGAATGTTGGCCGGTTTAATACTGCAGATTTTGGTGTTTGGTATGGGGCTTTGGAAGCAGAAACATCTGAAATAGAAGCTTTACATTGGTTTTATCAACATGAGAAAGAGCGTTTGGTCTATGCAAAGACAGATATACATAGAGATCGTAAAATGTTTAAAGCAAAGATTAAAGCCGAGCAGGCTTTTGATCTTAGAGCAAGGAAAGAAATTGATCAAAAACAGCTGATTAGCGAAAACTACAGTTATACGCAAAGTTTAGCGCAGGCAGCGCGAGCATCAGGGGTTGAATTATTTCTTGCGCCTTCTGCAAGAAATTTAGGCGGCAACTGCACGCCAATTTTTAAACGAGAAGTTATTGTTGAAGATCAAATCATTTATTATTTAAGGTTTACCCTGACCAAACAGGGGGAAGTTTATAAAACCAAACAAGGCATTCCGCAGAGAGTTTTATTACCAGCATAG
- a CDS encoding type II secretion system F family protein, with protein MTTASSSSLSSPSFMIGYINIILIALAIFFMIYSFYPLLENKIYKSLQQHLDHCTVLSEKMFLPLNKKLLQHTLLIVMLFTAVVVLYITWGFYWVSFLLTLALLWFIWKLPLIILDFMWKRHLAIFDRQLVDGLNLMSNSLKSGLNLQQALSVLVKEMPKPLSQEFALVLSQKKLGLSIDQALEKMLERLPSNDLSIAIHSILILRETGGDLSETFDIIAHTIRERRKVDGKIEGLTAQGKMQGIILFSMPFAFGAFLYITNPQYIQPLFTTTLGWMFIIFAVILQTVGYFWIKKVISIDV; from the coding sequence ATGACAACAGCGTCATCTTCGTCACTTTCATCTCCTTCCTTCATGATTGGCTACATCAATATTATCTTGATTGCACTGGCTATTTTTTTTATGATTTATTCTTTTTACCCTCTTTTAGAAAATAAAATCTACAAAAGCCTGCAACAACACCTTGATCATTGCACTGTATTGTCAGAAAAAATGTTTCTTCCTCTCAATAAAAAACTGCTGCAACATACTTTGTTGATTGTGATGCTTTTTACTGCTGTTGTTGTCCTCTACATTACCTGGGGATTTTACTGGGTTAGTTTTTTACTTACGCTTGCCTTGTTATGGTTTATTTGGAAATTGCCGCTTATTATCTTAGATTTTATGTGGAAAAGACATTTAGCCATTTTTGATCGCCAATTGGTGGATGGCTTAAACCTCATGTCCAACTCGCTTAAGTCTGGACTTAATTTACAACAGGCTCTTTCAGTTCTTGTGAAAGAAATGCCCAAACCTTTGTCACAAGAATTTGCTTTGGTGCTTTCACAAAAAAAATTAGGCTTAAGTATTGATCAAGCCTTAGAAAAAATGTTGGAGCGTCTCCCCAGCAATGATTTAAGCATAGCCATTCATTCTATTTTAATTTTACGTGAAACCGGTGGTGACTTAAGTGAGACTTTTGATATTATTGCACATACCATTCGTGAACGCAGAAAAGTGGATGGTAAAATAGAAGGCTTGACTGCTCAAGGAAAGATGCAAGGTATTATTTTATTCAGTATGCCTTTTGCCTTTGGTGCATTCTTATACATCACCAATCCACAATACATTCAACCCCTGTTCACCACCACCTTAGGTTGGATGTTCATTATCTTTGCCGTTATCCTACAAACCGTTGGTTATTTTTGGATCAAAAAAGTGATCAGCATTGATGTTTAA
- a CDS encoding ATPase, T2SS/T4P/T4SS family, with product MNNLQLAKTIAIIGPKAGVGKSVFASNLAYAIEKQSKGKKVLILDLDPQDCGDISVLLGARVNTSLMELSKGAFKMLRTDLISQIHHHEKQIYTLQGSLSPNGLQNLDIKAFVRLLQLCQQEFDYLVVDLGSEFDAMATEVFEHSDAIYFVTTPEILTLHRANHALNEIQNMAFESSKVQLVVNRFDPREAINEAVIQQKLNRNILALLPNASEAIRESVETGRPLFSYNPRFPYAQVVEEIARQLIKQHVVQPTNSAQTQASIQDPSLAEQEHSQSLSKHNDHYDEIKRKIHAQLIEVMDFRHLSVEEFIKQDEKSIEDLRVKTKETIFQLLDQIPEIKSRQERQLITKQVLDEALGLGPLEDLLANPSVTEIMVNRFDQIYVEQQGKLQKTKLKFTGNQQLLGVIERIVAPIGRRIDEKTPMVDARLSDGSRVHAIIPPLSIDGPMLTIRKFTKSILSPQHLIDLDAFTPEISDFLRACVQAKLNILVSGGTGTGKTTLLNVLASFIPNDERIITVEDSAELQLAQEHVGRLESRPANLQGEGAIPIRELVRNTLRMRPDRIIIGECRGAEALDMLQAMNTGHDGSLATIHANTPKDCIARLETLVMFAGMELPSRAIREQIAGAVDLIIQLTRMSDGSRKITAVTEVLGMSKNKAEEVELQDIFVYKAEGLDKNDAVKGYFQATGLIPQFAQQFKQKGIKMPKGLFNQ from the coding sequence TTGAATAATTTGCAACTTGCTAAAACCATAGCCATCATTGGCCCCAAAGCTGGGGTTGGAAAAAGTGTTTTTGCCAGCAACTTGGCTTACGCAATAGAAAAGCAAAGTAAGGGAAAAAAAGTACTCATCCTGGATTTAGACCCGCAGGACTGTGGCGATATCAGTGTTTTACTGGGTGCCAGGGTCAACACTTCACTGATGGAATTAAGTAAAGGCGCGTTTAAGATGTTACGCACTGATCTTATCAGTCAAATTCATCATCATGAAAAACAAATTTATACTTTGCAAGGCAGCTTATCTCCCAATGGACTACAAAATTTAGATATCAAAGCCTTTGTCCGTTTGTTGCAACTATGCCAACAGGAATTTGATTACCTTGTGGTTGATTTAGGCAGTGAGTTTGATGCTATGGCAACAGAAGTTTTTGAACATTCTGATGCCATTTACTTTGTGACCACTCCAGAAATTTTAACCCTGCATCGAGCCAATCATGCTTTGAATGAAATTCAGAATATGGCTTTTGAAAGCAGTAAAGTTCAGTTGGTCGTCAATCGCTTTGATCCAAGAGAAGCCATCAACGAGGCTGTCATCCAACAAAAACTTAATCGTAATATCTTGGCTTTGCTGCCTAATGCATCGGAAGCCATTCGCGAATCGGTTGAAACCGGGAGACCTTTATTTTCTTACAATCCACGCTTTCCCTATGCACAAGTGGTTGAAGAAATTGCCCGGCAGCTAATTAAACAGCACGTTGTTCAACCAACAAACTCTGCACAAACCCAAGCCAGCATCCAAGACCCTTCTTTAGCTGAGCAAGAGCACAGCCAAAGCTTAAGCAAACACAATGACCATTATGATGAAATTAAACGCAAAATTCATGCGCAATTGATTGAGGTTATGGATTTTCGCCATCTTTCTGTTGAAGAGTTCATTAAGCAGGACGAAAAATCTATTGAAGATTTACGGGTTAAAACCAAAGAGACCATTTTTCAATTGCTGGATCAAATTCCTGAAATCAAGTCCAGACAAGAACGACAATTGATTACCAAGCAAGTTTTAGATGAAGCTTTAGGCTTGGGGCCCTTAGAAGATTTGTTGGCTAACCCATCAGTAACAGAAATTATGGTCAACCGCTTTGATCAAATTTATGTTGAGCAGCAAGGCAAATTGCAAAAAACCAAATTAAAGTTTACTGGCAATCAACAACTCTTGGGCGTGATTGAAAGAATTGTTGCCCCTATCGGTAGGCGTATCGATGAAAAAACACCCATGGTGGACGCTCGTCTGAGTGATGGTTCACGGGTGCACGCTATTATTCCTCCTCTGTCAATTGATGGCCCCATGCTAACCATTAGAAAATTCACCAAATCAATTTTAAGTCCACAACATCTGATTGACCTTGATGCTTTCACACCTGAAATATCAGATTTTTTAAGAGCCTGCGTGCAAGCCAAGCTCAATATTTTGGTTTCTGGTGGAACAGGTACCGGTAAAACAACCTTACTCAATGTCTTGGCCAGTTTTATTCCCAATGATGAACGTATCATTACGGTTGAAGACTCAGCAGAACTACAACTGGCACAAGAGCATGTTGGCCGTCTAGAATCACGTCCCGCCAATTTGCAAGGTGAAGGCGCTATCCCTATTCGTGAATTGGTTAGAAATACGCTAAGAATGAGACCTGATCGAATCATCATTGGTGAGTGCCGTGGGGCTGAAGCTTTGGATATGTTGCAAGCCATGAATACCGGTCATGATGGCAGTTTGGCAACCATTCATGCTAACACCCCAAAAGATTGTATTGCACGCTTAGAAACTTTGGTGATGTTTGCTGGTATGGAACTTCCATCGCGCGCCATAAGAGAGCAGATTGCGGGTGCTGTTGATCTTATTATTCAATTAACCCGAATGTCTGACGGAAGCAGAAAAATTACTGCCGTGACAGAAGTGTTGGGCATGAGTAAAAATAAAGCTGAAGAAGTGGAATTACAAGATATTTTTGTCTATAAAGCTGAAGGGCTAGATAAAAACGATGCTGTTAAAGGCTACTTTCAGGCTACTGGTTTAATCCCACAATTTGCTCAACAGTTTAAACAAAAAGGCATTAAGATGCCCAAAGGCTTGTTCAACCAATAG
- a CDS encoding pilus assembly protein N-terminal domain-containing protein, which yields MSHKNLVLGILGSLRLMKKTVSHLLVLLLLFGPLLLWAKSQKEYLRVNNPKVKTYNFDIGNITIGNPKVVDFKADREKNRLTLFPKNPGTTLLMVYDQKDNQREVLELTVYSRDPNRLLDQIRQLLVDVEGISIKKLNNKIIIDGEVFLPSDKERIEKIKSNMANIVDLTRMSPNSDQVIAKKIQEEIGLDEVQVRSIRGKIVLEGEVYSPQASIKAEKIAMLYSTNVINVLDLREVPRPPSMQPTIQINAHFVEVSKNFSKNFNFTWNPVPNIGTNLSYTLNPVSGSTNFNGSVTGSANNLLPKLNYFKSLGLARILENPSVSVKSGEVATIESGTRLGFPVAQGNGTVSLEFQNVGAKLKIRPYARGTDVDMSVEVKISSLGAPSVNGNVSIVQNSVNTTQIVQSGESVVIGGLIRHSYRQFFDRPPTGNASAANGGTELVDPFPLGSLFTLFKSNDLSKQRSQFLVFITPKILKYSKDSNQELKDQFNLYEVYPDANDSVDEIKNEVE from the coding sequence ATGTCCCATAAAAACTTAGTCCTTGGTATTTTAGGAAGTCTTAGACTTATGAAAAAAACAGTTTCTCATCTTTTAGTTTTATTGCTCTTGTTTGGTCCTTTATTGCTTTGGGCTAAGAGTCAAAAAGAATACCTGCGCGTAAACAATCCAAAAGTGAAAACCTATAACTTTGATATAGGAAACATTACTATTGGTAACCCAAAAGTAGTTGATTTCAAGGCGGACAGAGAAAAAAATCGTTTAACCTTGTTTCCAAAAAATCCTGGAACCACTTTACTGATGGTTTATGATCAAAAAGATAATCAACGTGAAGTCTTAGAGCTTACGGTATACTCACGTGATCCTAACCGTTTGCTAGATCAAATCAGACAACTCTTAGTAGATGTTGAAGGAATTAGTATTAAAAAACTGAATAATAAAATTATTATTGATGGCGAAGTCTTTTTACCATCAGACAAAGAACGTATTGAAAAAATAAAATCCAATATGGCAAACATTGTTGATCTTACCCGAATGAGTCCCAACTCTGATCAGGTCATCGCTAAAAAAATCCAAGAAGAAATAGGTCTGGATGAAGTACAAGTACGCTCTATCAGAGGTAAAATTGTTTTAGAAGGGGAAGTTTACTCTCCACAAGCCTCAATCAAAGCAGAAAAAATTGCTATGCTCTATTCTACAAATGTTATCAATGTTTTAGATTTAAGAGAAGTTCCCCGTCCTCCTTCCATGCAACCCACCATTCAAATCAACGCTCACTTTGTTGAAGTGTCAAAAAACTTCTCAAAAAACTTTAACTTTACTTGGAATCCAGTTCCAAACATTGGCACCAATTTATCCTATACATTAAATCCAGTTTCAGGCAGTACCAACTTTAACGGTTCTGTGACTGGCTCTGCCAACAATCTTTTGCCCAAACTAAACTATTTTAAATCGCTTGGTTTGGCACGCATCTTAGAAAACCCTTCTGTTTCTGTTAAAAGTGGGGAGGTTGCCACCATAGAAAGTGGTACACGCCTTGGTTTTCCTGTAGCACAAGGTAATGGGACTGTATCATTAGAATTTCAAAATGTTGGTGCCAAATTGAAAATTCGCCCTTACGCACGTGGTACAGACGTTGATATGTCTGTAGAAGTCAAAATCAGTTCCTTGGGGGCTCCTTCTGTTAATGGAAACGTGTCCATCGTGCAAAACTCTGTGAATACCACTCAAATTGTTCAGTCCGGTGAATCTGTTGTTATTGGAGGCTTGATTCGTCACTCCTACAGACAGTTTTTTGATCGTCCGCCCACAGGTAATGCATCTGCTGCCAATGGTGGGACAGAATTGGTGGATCCCTTCCCACTAGGTTCACTGTTTACTTTGTTCAAATCCAATGACTTAAGCAAACAACGCAGTCAGTTTTTGGTTTTTATTACTCCAAAAATCTTAAAGTACTCTAAAGATTCTAACCAAGAGCTTAAAGATCAGTTTAATTTGTATGAAGTCTATCCTGATGCCAACGATAGCGTTGATGAAATAAAGAACGAGGTTGAATAA
- the cpaB gene encoding Flp pilus assembly protein CpaB, whose product MKNKKAFYIALAVALSGAILIKLALDSERKRLLGQYEQVTVVVAAKDVLRYEIITQDMLALKRVPKPFVQPLAVIAGEEGKIIGFNMADATIKKGEQLTRTKLALIGEGGISPIIPSKMRACTVAVNEVTGVAGLIRNRDTVDIIGIFRTLDKQTRLAKNVEAKTLLQNVQVLAVGKNYIFDRPSQEGQSKAGKNSLFSGVQNQTSFSNVTLLLSPKQCMDLAVAQQIGDLSLSLRSYHDRLSTELNEALEQETSTSESVTGITQPLQIGNQAKWLEIRGGQSSYVP is encoded by the coding sequence ATGAAAAATAAAAAAGCTTTTTATATAGCCCTAGCTGTTGCATTGTCAGGCGCTATTTTAATTAAATTGGCTTTAGACAGTGAACGTAAGCGCTTGTTAGGTCAATATGAGCAAGTAACCGTTGTTGTTGCTGCAAAAGATGTGTTGCGCTATGAAATTATTACTCAGGATATGTTGGCTCTTAAGCGGGTTCCCAAACCTTTTGTTCAACCATTGGCTGTTATAGCTGGTGAGGAAGGTAAAATTATTGGTTTTAATATGGCCGATGCCACCATTAAAAAAGGTGAGCAATTAACCCGAACAAAATTAGCCTTGATCGGTGAAGGTGGGATTTCCCCTATTATTCCTTCTAAAATGCGAGCCTGTACCGTTGCTGTCAATGAGGTCACTGGGGTGGCAGGTTTAATCCGTAATCGAGATACGGTAGATATCATCGGTATTTTTAGAACCTTGGATAAACAAACCAGACTTGCAAAAAATGTTGAAGCCAAAACTTTATTACAAAATGTTCAAGTCTTGGCGGTAGGTAAAAACTATATCTTTGATCGTCCTAGTCAAGAAGGTCAAAGTAAAGCCGGTAAAAATAGTTTGTTCAGCGGGGTGCAAAACCAAACCAGTTTTTCTAATGTAACATTACTGCTATCACCTAAGCAATGTATGGATTTAGCCGTGGCCCAGCAAATTGGTGATCTAAGTTTGTCTCTTCGCTCTTATCATGATCGCTTATCCACTGAACTCAATGAAGCCTTAGAACAAGAAACAAGCACATCAGAGTCCGTTACGGGTATTACCCAACCTTTACAAATCGGTAACCAAGCCAAATGGCTTGAAATTAGAGGAGGCCAAAGCAGTTATGTCCCATAA
- a CDS encoding pilus assembly protein, protein MKKIKANKGASVVEFALLMPIIFLLFLAFTEIILFFQSASVTELAAFSAARSFQVYGDRDLGSIDYSHGQSSPYTNNQQSIAEASAEKVIFESLMWEHAKIKLDGPDLLSNQRSYYDGNHVQYDGSSLSNTDGSVGINYIGCRGQDCAQGTGVKVYYCLPIVFPGAKILFAGALKKYPCKGQSMGRSYQGIAIQRQAYLGREPVSP, encoded by the coding sequence ATGAAAAAAATTAAGGCCAATAAAGGTGCGTCTGTCGTTGAATTTGCCTTGCTTATGCCCATCATTTTTTTATTGTTTCTTGCTTTTACTGAAATCATTTTATTCTTTCAAAGCGCCAGCGTTACCGAACTTGCAGCTTTTTCTGCTGCAAGAAGTTTTCAAGTTTATGGTGATCGTGATTTAGGTAGTATTGACTACAGCCATGGCCAAAGCTCTCCTTATACCAACAACCAACAAAGCATTGCAGAGGCCAGCGCTGAAAAAGTAATTTTTGAAAGTCTTATGTGGGAACATGCAAAAATCAAATTGGATGGCCCAGATCTTTTATCCAATCAACGCAGTTATTATGATGGCAATCATGTTCAGTATGACGGCTCAAGTTTGAGCAATACCGATGGCAGTGTTGGCATTAACTATATTGGTTGTCGTGGCCAAGATTGTGCTCAAGGCACTGGCGTAAAAGTCTATTATTGCCTACCCATTGTTTTTCCAGGAGCAAAAATCTTATTTGCAGGCGCCTTAAAAAAATATCCATGCAAAGGTCAAAGCATGGGAAGAAGCTATCAAGGCATTGCCATTCAACGGCAAGCTTATTTAGGAAGAGAACCGGTATCACCCTAA
- a CDS encoding Flp family type IVb pilin: MKHFKLTLRKNKQKGQTALEYALVIGVISVGVIFAGRAIFGSKDSVTERLMNSAVEQAQSTLEDPGA, encoded by the coding sequence ATGAAACACTTTAAATTAACTTTAAGAAAGAACAAACAAAAAGGGCAAACAGCATTAGAGTATGCCTTGGTGATTGGTGTTATTTCTGTAGGGGTCATTTTTGCTGGTCGTGCTATTTTTGGCTCAAAAGACAGTGTGACGGAGCGCTTAATGAACAGTGCAGTTGAACAAGCACAAAGCACGCTAGAAGATCCTGGCGCGTAA